GCCCCGTCACACGGAGCAAGACTCCGCGCAGAGCTTCAGCGTGATCCCAAAATCCCATCTCGGAATTCACTTCCGGTCAGCTTCGTTTTTGGTTTGAGTATTGTCAGAGGCAGAATCTGCCGACGACGGTTTCGCATCGGGAGTTTCCTTTATCTGGTCGACGGCTTCGTTCATGCCCTGTTTGAACATACTGATGCCTTTGCCCATGCTGCGGGCAAGTTCGGGGATACGTTTCGCTCCGAAAAGCAGGATGATAGCGAAAAAGATTATGATGAGTTCGCCTGTGCCGAAATTTAGAAAGCAAGGTATCATAGTGGTTAATAAAAAATTAAGATTACAGTCAGGATTGTGTGGACTGTCTGCGATAATGCAAAGTTACGTAATTTTTTATTGATGAAACGAGTAAACGCTGCGCCGCATTGCGGAGAGTGATGTTAAAAATGGTTTTTGAACCTTAAAATCTTATCGGAAAAACGTAACTTTGCACCTCCAACAGATTATATACCAATTCATTTATGAAAGCATTTGTATTTCCCGGTCAGGGAGCCCAGTTCGTCGGAATGGGCAAAGACCTCTACGACAACAATGAAGTGGCAAAGGAAATGTTTGAGAAAGCAAATGAAATTCTCGGTTTCCGCATCACTGACCTTATGTTTGAAGGCACAGACGAAGACCTTCGTCAGACCAAGGTTACACAGCCTGCAATTTTTCTCCACTCTGTGATACTCGCCAAGACAATGGGCGAAGAATTTGCCCCCTCGATGGTGGCAGGTCACTCGCTCGGCGAATTCTCTGCACTTGTCGCTGCCGGAGCGCTCAGCTTCGAAGACGGCCTCCGTCTCGTGTCGGCCCGCGCACAGGCCATGCAGAAGGCTTGCGAACTCAAGCCCTCGACGATGGCTGCCGTTATCGCACTTCCCGACGAAAAGGTTGAAGAAATCTGCGCCGAGATTCCCGGTGTGGTTGTCTGCGCCAACTACAACTGCCCTGGCCAGCTCGTAATTTCAGGCGAAGAAGAAGCTATCGACGCTGCATGTGTCAAGCTCAAGGAAGCCGGAGCAAAGCGCGCGATGCGACTCAAGGTAGGCGGTGCGTTCCACTCTCCCTGCATGGAGCCTGCACGCGCCGAGCTTGCAGAAGCAATCGAAAAGACAGAGGTCCACACTCCCGTTGTGCCTGTTTACCAGAACGTCGATGCCAGGCCTCACACCGATCCCGCTGAAATCAAGGCTAACCTCGTGGCTCAGCTCACCGCACCCGTGCGCTGGACTCAGAGCGTGCAGAACATGATTGCCGACGGAGCTGACGAGTTTATCGAACTCGGCCCGGGCAAGGTGCTTCAGGGTCTTGTCAACAAGATCAACCGCGAAGTAGCCACCTCAGGCCGTCAGTAAGAACCACGCGACGGAGAAGACGCGTCTGCGTGTGAACCTCACATAAGCGCGAAACGTTTATCATAATGAAAAAAAACGCACAAACTATTTATATTATGATAACGCCACGCCAGAATGCAGGCTACACCACCGCTGTCATCACAGCGCGTCCGCGAAGAGAGAGCCAGCTCAGATTCAGGCCCCTTACGCTTTCGGATGTCGATAAACTCCGTCCGTTTTTCTCACAGGCATGTTGCCGAACGTGTGATTTCACTGTCGGCGGTATGTTCATGTGGACTGATTATTTCGATTACACATACTGTATCTTCAACGACACACTCTTTATTAAGGGAGTGACCGAAGACGATGTAACACGACCGGCTTTTTCAATCCCCGTCGGCAAGATGGGGATTGAGGAGTCGGTCAATATTTTGCTCGAACACTGCCGTCGCGAAGGCTGCGAGCTAATCTTTTCGGCTGTGCCTGAGGCTTATGTCGCACCGCTTCAGGCACTCGGCGCAAAGTCGGTAGAGAAGCTTGAAGGCTGGAGCGACTATCTGTATGACGCGCAAGCTCTTGCCACTCTGAGTGGCAAGAAGCTTAACAAGAAGCGTAACCATGTCAACCGTTTCGAGGCCGAGAATCCCGGCTATACATTCGAGCCGTTGACTCCAGATCTGCTTCCCGCTGTGAGAGAGTTTTTCAACGCGACACATCTTCCGTTGTCAAAACCGGCGTTGGCCGACATCGAGCGTGCGCAGGTGATGCACGTGCTTGACAATCTGGATGCCTACGGATTCGAGGGCGCTGTGCTTTCGACACCCAGCGACGGAATCGTGGCTTTCACCCTCGGGGAAGTGAAGGGCGACACGCTCTATACACATATTGAGAAAATGAACCACGAGGTTGTCGGCGCGGGTGAGACTGTCAACAAGCTGTTTGCCGCTATGATGACCGAACGCCAGCCGGGACTCATATACATCAACCGAGAGGAAGATGTCGGCGACCCGGGACTGCGCCACGCCAAGGAATCCTATCACCCGAGCGAACTTCTTGACAAATACAACGTCACCTTCTGAAAAATATCCCGGATACAGATATCCGGCAATCATAAAAATAACAGCTTCCATGTATGCTGTGGCAGACCGCTGATGTCCGCACAGACAAGGACGCTGTTATTTTTGTGATTTCTTAATTTTTGTAGACTGCGTTTTCCCACATTCCCCTCCGAAATGCTTAACTTTGTGGCCACTAATAGCGTCAATTGGAAAAATGGTCAATTATTATCACCACAACGAGCCTTTCGCGCTCGAACTCGGAGGTCAGCTCGATGAACTTCGTATCGCATATCACACATACGGCACTCTCAACGATGATAAAAGCAACGTCGTCTGGGTATGCCATGCCCTGACCGCAAACAGCGATGTTCAGGACTGGTGGCCTCATACGGTCGAGGAGGGTAAATTCCTTGATCCGGCACACAACTTTGTGGTCTGTGCCAATATTCTCGGGTCGCCTTACGGGACAACATCCCACTGCACACCAATCCGGCGACGGGACATCCATATTTCAAGGATTCCCGAAATATACAATCCGTGACATCGTGAACGCCCACTGCATTCTCGCCGATGCACTCGGAATCGGCCATATCGACACACTTGTCGGATGTTCGGTCGGCGGATTCCAAGCTATCGAATGGGCGGTCATGCAACCTGAGCGTTTCGACAGACTTGTACTGATGGCCACTGATGCCGTAGCCACGCCGTGGACAATCGCCATTGACGAAACGATGCGCATGTGTATCGAGGCCGACCATACCTTCGGCGAGCCGTCGGCCGACGCAGGGCGGAAAGGACTTGCCGCTGCGCGTGCAATCGGCCTGTTGAGCTACCGTGGCTACTACGGCTACAACCTCACCCAACGCGACAAAGAGGAACTCCCCGAAGTGCACCGCGCGTCGAGCTATCAGCAATATCAGGGCGAAAAGCTCTGCCGGAGATTCGATGCCTACTCCTACTATTCCATCCTCAATGCTTTCGACACCCACGATGTGGGCCGAGGCCGAGGCGGTCTTGACGAAGCTCTCAAATGCATCAAGGCGCGCACTCTCGTGATCGGGCTGGAAACCGACATTGTGTTTCCGCCACGCGAGATGCAGGAACTATGTTCGAAAATCCCGGGGGCGGTCTATGGCGAAATACATTCACCTTTCGGCCACGACGGCTTCCTTGTGGAATACAATCAGCTCAACAATCTCCTCCTTCCCTTCATGCGCATGAAATAGGGATTTCCCCTCCAAAGGACAAACGACATATATCAGATTTTTTCAGCGTATATGACACAAACCACCAAAGGATATATCCTCGGCTGTGGCTGCGGTGAGCTACGGCACAAACCCTCTGTTTGCCGTCCCCCTCTATGAACTGGGGATGGACGTATCGTCAGTGCTGTTTTACCGCTACGTGTTTGCGGCGATGATACTCGGCGCAATCATGTGGATGCGCGGCGACAGTTTCCGCCTCGAACGGCGAGATTTGCCGCTTATGGTCATACTGGGTATATTTTTTGCGCTTTCATCGGTGTTGCTCTTCGAAGCCTATAATTATATGGACGTAGGACTTGCGTCGACGCTGCTGTTTGTCGAACCGGTGTTCATAGCCTTGATCCTATGGCTCTTTTATCGCGAAGGATTTCACTGTGGACCATTATCTTCGATAGCCATCTGCCTGGCTGGAGTCGCTTTTCTCTGTAATCGGGCAAGGGGCACATGTGACGGCAACAGGAATCACCCTCGTCATATTCTCCGCGCTTTGCCTATGGACTCTACATGGTGCTCATCAACAAGAGCCGCATCCGCCATCTCTCCGGGTCGACGCTGAACATTTTATTCGCTGATGTTCGGACTGATAGTCTTTGCCGCACGTACGGATTTCTTCAACGGCTGTGCAGCCTGTCCTGCCGGATGGCTGCCGTGGGCCTGTATAATAGGCATATCTGTCATACCGACCATCGTGTCGCTGATGACGGTTGCCATCTCAATACAGTGCATAGGCTCTGTGCCCGTTGCCATACTCGGTGCTCTTGAAACCCATAACAGGCATCATGTCGGAGTTCTTATGTTTGGCGAAGTCCTCACCGTCCGCGCCATAATCGGCATCGTCCTTATATCTGCGCCGTCATGACACTCGTCCTTACCAAAGGGAAATCTGACGCAGACTGAATAAAATCTGAAGACAACAAATGCGGACGATTGGCAATGATCGGCCGCATTCATTTGGATATATCTGACGATTTTGCATTTATCGCAGTAGAATCTTATGCGAATGAGCTGAAAAAACAAACGGATGCGTCAGTCGGCACATCCGTTTGTTTTTTGGTGAATAAATTCAATTATTCGAGGCTTGTAAGGTCAATGCAGAAAGCTCCGCTTTGGTTAGCATAGTAACCGTCGGCGTTATCAAAATTGCAAGACCTTTAACAGGCCATGTAATCTTGCCGTCGGGAGTGTCCCGAATGCCTGAAGACCGATTGTCATCACTCCATAGCCCATATCAACGCAGTGGTGAAACCTGCATTGGGGTTGTCGCCAAAGAATAACTTTGAAGGATCGGTTGCATTGACAACAACGTAGTTCTCGCTGAGCTTGCAGTAGTTTTTGAACGGAGAAGCTGCGCATCCGTAGGGATTTACGAGACGATAGAGACCGGCAGTATTAGTGTTCCTGAATCTCGACAGACCATGTGAAACAGGATTGCTGAATAGCGGACCGCACATGTCGTCAGTATACTGGCAGTTTCCGATGGTAATCCATTCCTCTCCGTCAGCAAATGTGAACGCACCTCCCAAGCGTTGAGGATATAGGGGGATGTGAATTCCTCATCTATGGTGAGACTCAGGTTATAGGTGGTGAAGTTTTCCATCGCGTCGACAAGCGGAGTAATCGAAACGGGGTGGAAGTAGCACCGTTTGCAAATGTCACGCTTGCAGGGACAGAGAACTTGTCGGTATCACCTGCAGCAACAACTGGCACTGTAAGCTCACCATCGCTGTCAGTCGGTAGAGGGTGATTACTGTGCGCCAGACTGTGCGTCCATGGTGAAGGTTACCTCTTCCTCAGAAGAGAAATATACTCCGGGGTGTTGACTTCGGGAGCAGGTGTGTAGTCGACTTCATCAGTACATGCTGTAAACGACATGGCTGCAATCAGTCCGATTGCTGAAAATAATTTATATAGTTTCATTGTTCTACCTGTTAATTAGCGGGTTTAAATTTATCTCCGACACCGGGATTGCAGAAACCTTCCACCCCTTGTTGAAGTTGCTTCATAGTCGACGAAAGGCAGTTCATCCAGCGGGACGGCCGTTGTATTATATTGTGCGGCGGCAGGCCAGTTAGACCGTCGTAGCCACGGGTCACAACTCTTGTTGAGACGCTTGAAATCATAGAAGATTACGTTCTCGCCCACCAGAACTCGATACGTTTTCTGCTTGAAACATTCGTCAATGACGCCTTCAGTGTCGCTTGCGAGACAGGCGTATGTCGGATAGCGATAGGTTCATGAAGTTTTCAAGGAGTTCTTTACCCTGAGCAGGGTTGCTGTGAGCCACAGCCTCGGCTTCAATAAGATACATTTCCTCAATACGCATGAGCGGCAAGCTACAGCAAATGTTGTCGCACGCTGGTCGACCACACCGTTGCCGGGACGGAACTTGATACCTGCATATCCATGAGCGACGCTCCCTTGCTTGCCGAGATATAGGGTTCAAGACCTGAAAGTGCGCTGCCTGCAGGCGCTTTCACGATAGTTTGCGCCAGTCGGCATTGTCGATTGATGCGTAGAGCGCGGCATCAATCATCATATTTGTGCCATACTGTCCATTGTAACCGAGATTTGATTCCGCCATCATGAAGCTGCCCCAGTTGGCTGACTGACCATTAGTTACAGGCTCGTCATTGCTTTCATATACTGGATGGCCCACAT
This genomic stretch from Duncaniella dubosii harbors:
- a CDS encoding Sec-independent protein translocase subunit TatA/TatB, whose amino-acid sequence is MIPCFLNFGTGELIIIFFAIILLFGAKRIPELARSMGKGISMFKQGMNEAVDQIKETPDAKPSSADSASDNTQTKNEADRK
- the fabD gene encoding ACP S-malonyltransferase — protein: MKAFVFPGQGAQFVGMGKDLYDNNEVAKEMFEKANEILGFRITDLMFEGTDEDLRQTKVTQPAIFLHSVILAKTMGEEFAPSMVAGHSLGEFSALVAAGALSFEDGLRLVSARAQAMQKACELKPSTMAAVIALPDEKVEEICAEIPGVVVCANYNCPGQLVISGEEEAIDAACVKLKEAGAKRAMRLKVGGAFHSPCMEPARAELAEAIEKTEVHTPVVPVYQNVDARPHTDPAEIKANLVAQLTAPVRWTQSVQNMIADGADEFIELGPGKVLQGLVNKINREVATSGRQ
- a CDS encoding DUF2156 domain-containing protein, with product MITPRQNAGYTTAVITARPRRESQLRFRPLTLSDVDKLRPFFSQACCRTCDFTVGGMFMWTDYFDYTYCIFNDTLFIKGVTEDDVTRPAFSIPVGKMGIEESVNILLEHCRREGCELIFSAVPEAYVAPLQALGAKSVEKLEGWSDYLYDAQALATLSGKKLNKKRNHVNRFEAENPGYTFEPLTPDLLPAVREFFNATHLPLSKPALADIERAQVMHVLDNLDAYGFEGAVLSTPSDGIVAFTLGEVKGDTLYTHIEKMNHEVVGAGETVNKLFAAMMTERQPGLIYINREEDVGDPGLRHAKESYHPSELLDKYNVTF
- a CDS encoding DMT family transporter, producing the protein MAAVSYGTNPLFAVPLYELGMDVSSVLFYRYVFAAMILGAIMWMRGDSFRLERRDLPLMVILGIFFALSSVLLFEAYNYMDVGLASTLLFVEPVFIALILWLFYREGFHCGPLSSIAICLAGVAFLCNRARGTCDGNRNHPRHILRALPMDSTWCSSTRAASAISPGRR